One region of Camelina sativa cultivar DH55 chromosome 6, Cs, whole genome shotgun sequence genomic DNA includes:
- the LOC104790697 gene encoding uncharacterized protein LOC104790697, with translation MRRRNVKDHRMVILLYVILQQDTATTNLCHILSFLFNLVYYFYFSLLFESKSLKLLFYIHNTHVENLYCRKESSRMKNTHLPEESKEPTSPRSSQRDHVLVEKQSKTATKTCLPETTVLSGRERLKRHRDEVAGKVPIPDSWGKEGLLMGWMDFSAFDAAFTSSQIVSARAALMADAGDDAGARGSRPQRLRVESSC, from the coding sequence ATGAGACGTAGAAACGTCAAAGACCATAGAATGGTAATACTATTATATGTGATCCTACAACAAGACACGGCCACCACAAATCTCTGTCACATTCTCTCCTTCCTTTTCAAccttgtatattatttttacttctcTTTATTATTCGAAtctaaatctctaaaacttcttttttatatacacaaCACACACGTCGAAAATCTCTATTGCAGGAAAGAGAGTTCAAGAATGAAGAACACCCATTTGCCTGAGGAATCCAAGGAACCAACCTCTCCAAGATCTTCTCAAAGAGATCATGTATTGGTCGAGAAACAAAGCAAGACGGCTACAAAGACATGTCTGCCTGAGACAACGGTGTTGTCAGGACGTGAGAGGCTGAAGAGGCATAGAGATGAGGTTGCCGGAAAAGTTCCTATACCGGATAGTTGGGGAAAAGAAGGGTTGCTTATGGGGTGGATGGATTTCTCGGCCTTCGACGCTGCTTTTACTTCGAGCCAGATTGTTTCTGCTCGAGCTGCGTTAATGGCTGACGCTGGAGATGATGCCGGGGCTAGAGGAAGTAGGCCTCAACGCCTTCGAGTTGAGAGTTCTTGTTGA
- the LOC104790696 gene encoding uncharacterized protein LOC104790696 produces the protein MSHLRQQLYNQGHFGIFLQTLLNLDSFIVLVGTIEIEVVLFSSLNYKGKRVYNLGMGSRDQKVKWSWSSALIGAVSATAAASLLSAKPKDPKFHLISIDLTSLKFNLPILDAELMLTVHVTNPNIAPIHFSSTTMTILYDGTVLGSAEVKAGSQPARSCQLLRLPARLNGMELAQHARQFFSDVAKREMKLEAKLTIEGAAKVMWWDHSFRVHVDSFVTVDPVFLDVIGQENKSQMDLFLT, from the coding sequence ATGTCACATTTAAGACAACAACTATACAATCAAGGTCATTTCGGTATTTTTCTCCAAACTCTTCTCAATCTCGATAGCTTCATCGTTCTGGTCGGCACAATTGAAATCGAAgttgttctcttctcttccttaaaCTACAAGGGCAAAAGAGTGTATAATCTTGGGATGGGATCCAGGGACCAAAAGGTAAAATGGAGTTGGAGCTCAGCCTTAATCGGAGCAGTatcagcaacagcagcagcttCACTCCTCAGCGCCAAGCCAAAAGATCCAAAGTTCCACCTTATCTCCATAGACCTCACCTCACTGAAATTTAACCTCCCTATCCTCGATGCAGAGCTAATGCTTACCGTACACGTCACTAACCCTAACATCGCACCCATCCatttctcctccaccaccatgaCGATCCTCTACGATGGCACGGTTCTTGGCTCGGCAGAGGTCAAGGCTGGCTCGCAGCCGGCGAGATCTTGTCAGCTACTCCGGCTACCGGCGCGTCTGAACGGGATGGAGCTTGCGCAACACGCGCGGCAGTTCTTTTCTGACGTGgcgaagagagagatgaaactTGAGGCTAAGCTTACGATTGAAGGAGCGGCTAAGGTTATGTGGTGGGATCATAGTTTTAGGGTCCACGTGGATAGTTTCGTTACCGTTGATCCTGTCTTTCTTGATGTTATTGGTCAAGAGAATAAGTCTCAGATGGATCTGTTTCTTACTTGA